One Hylaeus volcanicus isolate JK05 unplaced genomic scaffold, UHH_iyHylVolc1.0_haploid 5208, whole genome shotgun sequence DNA window includes the following coding sequences:
- the LOC128882218 gene encoding uncharacterized PPE family protein PPE24-like — protein MLPELNVSTEPADITSDTNETSSTMLPELNVSTEPANVTVDTNETSSTMLPELNVSTEPANVTADTNETSSTLLPELNVSTEPANVTFDTNETSSTMLPELNVSTEPANVTSDINETSSTMLPELNVSTEPANITADTNETSSTLLPELNISTEPTNVTANTNETFSTMLPELNVSTEPANITSDTNETSSTMLPELNVSTELSNVTADINGTSSTMLPELTVSTEPANITADSKETSSTMLPELNVSTEPANVTADINETYSTMLPELNVSNKPANVTVDTNETSLTMLPELNVSTEPANVTADINETSSTMLPELNVSTEPANVTADINETSSTMLPELNVSTEPANITAATNETSSTLLPELNISTEPTNVTADTNETSSTMLPELNVSTEPANITSDTNETSSTMLPELSVSTELLNVTADINGTSSTMLPELT, from the coding sequence ATGCTACCagaattgaatgtttcaacgGAACCCGCTGATATTACATCTGACACTAATGAAACATCTTCGACAATGTTACCCGAGTTGAATGTTTCAACTGAACCTGCTAACGTTACTGTTGATACTAACGAAACGTCTTCGACAATGTTACcagaattaaatgtttcaacggAACCCGCTAACGTTACAGCTGATACTAATGAAACGTCTTCGACATTGTTACCGgaattgaatgtttcaacAGAACCTGCTAACGTTACTTTTGATACTAATGAAACGTCATCGACAATGTTACCAGAATTGAATGTTTCGACAGAACCTGCTAATGTTACTTctgatattaatgaaacatctTCGACAATGTTACCCGAGTTAAATGTTTCAACAGAGCCTGCTAACATTACAGCGGATACTAATGAAACATCTTCGACATTGTTACCCGagttgaatatttcaacagaACCTACTAATGTTACCGCTAAtactaatgaaacattttccacAATGCTACCagaattgaatgtttcaacgGAACCTGCTAACATAACATCTGATACAAATGAAACATCTTCGACAATGTTACCGgaattgaatgtttcaacAGAACTTTCAAACGTTACCGCTGATATTAACGGGACGTCTTCGACAATGCTACCAGAATTGACTGTTTCAACGGAACCTGCTAACATTACAGCTGATAGTAAGGAAACTTCTTCGACAATGTTACCCGAGTTGAATGTTTCAACAGAACCCGCTAATGTTACTGctgatattaatgaaacatattcGACAATGTTACCCGAGTTAAATGTGTCAAATAAACCTGCTAACGTTACTGTTGATACTAATGAAACGTCTTTGACAATGTTACcagaattaaatgtttcaacggAACCCGCTAATGTTACTGctgatattaatgaaacgtcTTCGACAATGTTACCGGAATTGAACGTTTCGACAGAACCTGCTAATGTTACTGctgatattaatgaaacatctTCGACAATGTTACccgaattaaatgtttcaacagAGCCTGCTAACATTACAGCGGCTACTAATGAAACATCTTCGACATTGTTACCCGagttgaatatttcaacagaACCTACTAATGTTACCGCTGATACTAATGAAACATCTTCGACAATGCTACCagaattgaatgtttcaacgGAACCTGCTAACATAACATCTGATACAAATGAAACATCTTCGACAATGTTACCGGAATTAAGTGTTTCAACAGAACTTTTAAACGTTACCGCTGATATTAACGGGACGTCTTCGACAA